In Coffea eugenioides isolate CCC68of chromosome 4, Ceug_1.0, whole genome shotgun sequence, the genomic stretch TGCATTCACAATAATAATCCGTTCATTGATCAATTGGGCAACCTAAGATGAAGAAACTACGCGTCTTGTCGTCGGTATATCtggcttatttttttttttaagttgtcAAATAcaaccatggttcaaagtcgcggttGCGGCCCGGAACGTTTCACATTGGTCTCGACATATCGGTTGCGATTTCGGTGAAACGTAAATTttaaagcatttaacattctaaaaattattaataatataaaaaaagtatgctaaacaaaaataataaaaaaatagcaaaagaaaatttgtaaaatgtactatttttatacatattaaacacaataagtacttttaattatttaagaCAATGGCAtcacaaataaaatcaaaataacataGACCAcaattttaaaactaataattgcAAAAGTAATATCAACCATTAACAATACAAACTAAGGATTTATTTATAGCATAAAGTTGGAATATTTGATCAATCTCCTGCCAACAATAAAAGAAATCATACTAAATAAAAGGCAAACATATAAAAAGATATACTAGTACTTTATATTTCGTACCTGTTAATACCAAGTAGAATGACGATGTGTTTCAAAATCACCCTCATTTCTCGAAGAATGGTAAAACAGATGTGGAAGTGGCATAGGACCTTGAGTAGGTAGTGTATAAGAGTTATCTGGTGTATTTATTGGATGTGAGGATTGACTAGATGTTCCATAATCACTAGATGGAAGAACTTCTAGATTGGAAATGAATTGTTGAGTATGATAGTAGTATCCAAACCCTTGATAGTTAACACTATCACTAGTACCATATGATGCAGTAGAATCATGACCATAAAACTCAATGTTATTGGAATCAAAAGAAGAACCATCATGAGATTtatctatttctttttcatagtaTCCACTACCATGAATGCTAGTAGACCTTTCGACCTATCCAGATCCATCAAATGACCGATATCCACTGTAATAGTCAGGAGTGATTCCATATAATTGGTCATAGCCATATCTCAATTGACTAGTACTGCAGTTTTGGCTAGATTCATGCTCATAGGTTGGGTGTATACCCAAATTTTGCATTTGATCATCGATTCCTCTATATCTTTGTGACCCTGAATGGTGAGAGAAAGTATCCTCACTTGAAAATTGAGTTAAATTATTGAGGAATTGACGTTGTGCTTCTATGCTAGGACGATGGCCATGATCAGTATCTTGAGTGGCATAATAATTATCTTGTCTTTGAGCCCATGACATACTTCCGGTTTGTTGGCTATCTTGATTGTAACCACCACCATGCTTGAAAGAATTGTTCCCTCCATCTCCATTGTCACCATTGTCCAAATTATCTCGCTTCCCTAAGAACGTCCAAATAAGAACAGAGATGAGAGAAagcataaaaattttaaatctgTGGACTCTTGCATTGACACATAAAATGACTATTCTAGTCTTTTAATTAAAGAGTTTCGTACCCAAGTGCCAAAGCTCCAGAAAGTTGCAGGAGAAAGCCAAGCAAAATCGATATAAGAAAGGCAGTCACATTATGGACATCCCATTTGAAGGACAAAACTCCAGGCCGATCCCACCATGGCATAAGAGTTCGTAACAAGAGTATTATAACTGGGGTGGTCTTCCAGTTCACTTTTGGGCATTTCTCCTCTCACTTATTCTATCACCTTGGATGCCTACCAGTTttgaaagaaaagtaaagtgaTAACTTTGGAAAAGAAAGTTGGAAGTGATAGCctttgaaagaaaagaaaagaaaagtgaagGTACATATACTTGAACCAAGTTGGAGTAATATAAATGCATCTTTTCACGTGATCAGTACTTTGGCAAATTTGTTTCTATTTTCCAATGAATGATTTCGATATTGACTTCTCCTTCTCGTGTGTTAGGATCTAGCTATAGTTTTTACTCCAAGGGTCGATGTAATTGAGCTACGGTCCAAGTGCTTTTCCCAATTATGTCTGGTGTTTCGGATGAGTTTGTCCCAATTATGTCTGGTAATAGAATAGGGAACCACTATGATTAATCTAAAGAAGGCCCTACGAAGTCTTTTATGACGTGCCTATCACTCACATCTCTTTCCCTGTATGAAGGAACATCAGTACTAGCATACTTGACAGGAGATTGACACAGGCGGTACAGAGGTCCCCAGATTTCCCTTTTATAatccttttttccccttttttctaaAGGTTTTCTATTGAATTCAACTTGACTCGGGATAAGTCGGACTAATTCGGTGTGACTCGGCCAAGTCAACCCGTCGTGGTGATGTCTCGGCCGATTTTTCGGTGAGTCAAGTATCTCGGTATCGTATCGGAAGGGGCCGAGACGGTCTTGGCCGAGTCTTCGAACCATGAATACAACACAGTCAGTTGTAAACCATTGCAACTAACAGTTGAAGTTTTCCATTCTAAAAAGATATATAGGACTACCAGTCTTGAACTTTTATGGTATGTAGTgttagaaaattttcatttttcttttcatttccttttatttatttttcgtttcgctttctttcttctcttcttcttcctccccacACCACTGCTGCTCTTCCTCCTCCATCCCTGCTACCACCACCTCCCctcccccctctctctctccctcttctCCTCCCTCTTTCTGCTCCTTCTCCCTCCCTCCTCTTCTCTCCCCCACTCCATCCCCTGCCACCCCCTCCACCTTCTCCCCTTGTCTCCCTCATCCCCCCCTCCCTGCATGATCGTTGGTCACATGACCAGAGCCTCTCCTCTTTCACCTCCTCCTCCCGCCAACCTCTCACTCCCCCTTCTGCCTTCTCGCCTTCAACTTGTCTCCCCCCTGCCCATGCAAACAAATTGTGGGGGAAGGGGTAGGTTGAGGGACAGGGGGAAAGGGGAGGGAGTGGGTGGGGGAAGGAGGAAGGGAGAGAGGATAGAAGTTGGGAGGGAGGAGAAGGGGAAAGAGAGggggagagagaaaagaaaatgggtgTAGAGGGTGGTGTCTAGTGGTTGTGGGCTGAGGTGGGGTAGGAGGaagaataaaggaaaaaaagaaaaagctatatttggatattttaaggtgtatattttaaaaactttggAGGTGTCTTAGAGGGTTATTCTAGACAAAGTTGTAAAAAAACTTGTCTATTAAAATCAGTCCAAAAAACTTACTTCCCAAACAGACATCGTATTTTATGCATTTTCATTAAGATATCACAATTACAAATCCTATTTACTGTTTGATTCTATGATCTCAATAATGATGTAGTGCACccaattttgattttaaaagcTTTCCTTCTAACCTACCTAGTGTTGGTTGTGGCAGCAGAATACAGCGGGAAGGACCACTATCagtaaaaagaagaaatttttggACCAGATATCGTGTAAAATTCAGCAGACTAAGCAAGATATCAAATTACTAAAAAAAGCTCTAAAACCCAGTCATCCCGGGTTTGGGAGAATCATAGGGGGTTTTTTGGTTGTTCTCATGGTATATACCTTGTAGATACGACTTTTcttcctgaaaaaaaaataggttaaatcaaaatgttaaattAAACCAATGAGTTGATACCTGACGTTCTtctgttctttttttcttttttttaggtGGTGATGCAAACAACTCTGCTTCTGGCATATCCAACCTTAGAGTGCTTTATTTATATTGTGAGTCTTTTAAATTGCTTTTTCGCTCTTGTAAGTTGCTAGTTCTTAAATGGGAGTAGTTGCATAGACAGGAGTATATGGATTTTATTCTttaaaagaatttatttttGGAATAGAATAACGACTCTTTCAAAAATAATTGGGTATTTGTTATTCGTACGTATTCAAATTAACAAATGCATCAGAAATAGGTGCATCATATGCGATCATGACTTTGGTTTATCAACATCGACAACATTAATTAGTAGTCCTGGCTGCAGATCATATGCAATTGATTGGCTACAGATTACGTGTGCTTAACGTATACTAAGCTTCTGCGGTTTAATCAACTAAAACTCATCATCACTTCTGGTTGATTTCAGGGTATACCATTTTTCCTTATGATTACCAACTTCAGGTTGTTTTCGGATATGTATCCTCCATTGTTTCGCGTGGAGGGATGGCTGCAATTTGGTGCTTTAATTGGCTGTTATGTATCTCTTGCTTTGGCACGGTTGGGTTGGTTTTACTCTTGGTTGACCATGAAAGATTAGTTTTAACATCTTCTGGGCATGTATTCTGCAGGATTTCACTCCAAATAGTGTTTCGTACTTGAAAATTACAAACAACTATTTAGATTGTGGATTTAGAGTTGGTGTTACATAGCATATGCTCATATTTATATGCTTCAAGGATTTGATGATTTTGAATGTCAGCAGCAATTCGATGCTTTGACAGTCTGCTATATATTTGTTCCTTTGTCATGTTTGGGTTGTCTGGTGGGTCGAACTGTGCAAAATTGACAGTAGCTATGACATGAAAAGTTCATTTACCTGAATAATGTAAGAGATGACAACTGATATGTAGCACTCAAATATTGCCTCTTTGCTTCTGTTGCATGGAAAGCATTATTACCCACACACTTGCCTCATCAAAATCCCCTCCTCACAAATTCTTGGCTGCAAATGGCTTCCCTTCCACTCTCAAAATTTCAACAGCCCGCGATATTGTTTCATTTGTTCCATCGACAATTGGACCAAAAAGGAACTCCGCAAGTCCATTGTCCAATTcaaaattcaccaaaagaaTAAACTTcacctacttttttttttcaatttgaccaattgatccattttttgctttagtttgttgttttttttaaagtttCTAGAAAAGGTTAAATTACTAGTTTTCATGATTAGTTTCTTTTTTAAATATCATtgtttaaaataaattattttaataataatcataataattGTTGAGCCGCAAGGTTTGACTTTGATGGCAAAATTTTTCATCCCACATCGGAAGAAGCTTAAGGAGTTCTTCCGTTTGCTTCCTATAAATAAGGGGGCTTAGTGGTGAAGAAAGgtgcaccactcaagagagcattatatgggctattagttTCTTGGGTCATCTAACCcatttagtcaaatattttagcctCTCTTGTTTTGAATTTAGGAATATTTCCTAAACCTTTTGTAAGTGTCAttttggcctaggaaccactttcctacggcttttgtattattttcttcatagtaaaatattgctcctcctccgtccgtggacgtaggttaatttgaccgaaccacgtaaatttctgtgt encodes the following:
- the LOC113769318 gene encoding transcription initiation factor TFIID subunit 15b-like — translated: MRETRGEGGGGGRGWSGGEKRREGEGAERGRRRGRERGGRGGGGSRDGGGRAAVGKRWKRDNLDNGDNGDGGNNSFKHGGGYNQDSQQTGSMSWAQRQDNYYATQDTDHGHRPSIEAQRQFLNNLTQFSSEDTFSHHSGSQRYRGIDDQMQNLGIHPTYEHESSQNCSTSQLRYGYDQLYGITPDYYSGYRSFDGSG